The genome window TGGGCCCCCACCGAGCTCCAAGAACCTGTATGGCAGATAGCAGACCCTgacctctgtccccccccccccccgccccagaacCCTTCCTGGGCTGGACAAGATCTGTCATAGCCcttgggaaggggggggggaggtggggagagggtgtGTGTCCCTGCTTCagcatgtgtgtctgtctgtatttgtgaGTGTAACTCCTGAGTCAATGTCTGCTGTgcttgtgtctctgtgtgcaaAGGAGAGTGAGAACCTGTACACACACTTGGGTGTCTCTTTGTGTGTTCCTGTttgatgattgtgtgtgtgtagaataagCATGTGCCTTTTCATTACACACACATTTGTTATGACTGAGAGTGTATGTGAGGGTGTGTCTCTGAGCAGTGTGTGCGCCTGTGTTGTGTGCCAGAGGGTGTTGCCTGTGAATGTGTTTAACTGGTACATTTGTCCTtatgtgtgtacgtgtgcatgtgtgGATACCATTGTAAAGAATGAGAATGCCCCTTTCCTGTTGAGCATGTATGTACTGGGAGCAGGGGCTGTCTTCAGACCTTTCTCCTCCCGTCCACCCTATGCTGTTCAGCCTGTCATGGTCCCTATATGACCCTTTTGTCACCCTCATCCTGTTTCTCCTTCCAGGAGGCTTGGGTTCTCTCTCCCTGAGTGAGGGGCCTCCTGGGGGGACACTGGAGAagccatgacttttttttctcccccctcccagaAGCCATGACTTTATGATGGCAAGGATGGCCAGAGGGTGCGACCTTCTCTGCCTAAGTAATTCCAAAATGCCACAGGAACACTGGGCTCACTCCTCTTGTTattagtttattttgttttattgacttaatggaaaagaaacagaaagatacagaagagagagataccagagcactgctcagctctggcttatggtggtgctggggattgaacctgggacctcagagcctcaagcatgaacatcttttgcataaccattatgctgtctcctcagccctcattCAACTTCTGAAtaacttcctctctcctcctgggTTTatgggggggtgaggtggggtggtgaTAGGCAGGAGAGGAGTGAGGAGCCTGCAGGGAGGGCTGTTCTTTTCTCCTTGTGCCTCCATAAAAACTGTTCCAACCGAAGGTCTTATCGCCCCCTGGGAAGGGATCAAAGATCTCATATCCCCAGGGTGGGCTAGGTgctcccctccctgtctctgctctcctgtctttcactCGATAGCAGTTCACCCCctgcttcccttcctttcttgcaGGCCTATCTGAAGAGCATGCTGCCCCCTCGCTCCCCGCCTGGCCTCGCCATCCCTGCCCCCCCAGCCTGACCCCCGGCCCCAGCATGGCCCAGGGTGCCATGCGCTTCTGCTCAGAAGGagactgtgccatctccccaccAAGATGCCCACGCCGCTGGCTCCCAGAAGGCCCAGTGCCCCAGAGCCCCCCTGCCAGCATGTATGGCAGCACGGGCTCCCTTCTCCGGAGGGTGGCAGGCCCAGGTCCCCGGGGACGGGACCTGGGACGTGTGACAGCACCCTGTACCCCCCTGCGTGGCCACCCCTCACCCCATCTTGCTCCTTCACCCTGGGGCCCCTCTTCACCCACTGGGCAGCCTCCACCAGGGGCCCAGAGCTCCGTGGTCATATTTCGTTTTGTGGAAAAGGCCAGTGTGAGGCCATTGAATGGTCTGCCTGCTCCAGGAGGCCTGAGCCGGAGCTGGGACCTGGGTGGGGTCTCTTCTCCCAGGGCCACCCCAGCCCTTGGGCCAGGCTCCAGCCGGAAGTTGCGACTGGAGGCCTCCACTTCAGACCCGCTCCCAGCTGGAAGACGTTCAGCTCTGCCTGGCAGGCAGGGCCTTTTGCACGGGCCACCAGCCCAGCCTCAGGTTGGGGCAGATGGCCTTTACTCCTCTCTCCCCAATGGGCTGGGGGCCCCCTCTGAACACCTGGCCACGGCCACGCTATTCCGAGGATCTGCTGAGATTGGACTCCTGAACCAGGTATTCAACCTCCTGTAGGCTCCTGGAAACCCCAGAACCCCAATTAAGGGGTGAGGCTTAGTCCTTTGGTGATCTTAGGCCAGTGGGCTGTTCCCTCTCAAGCATTTGGTCAGCCCTAAATCTGTCTTTTGCTCCTGTGTCTTTCTGATCCTCTGCCTTTTCTGTCCAAATTTCTACCCCATTTTCCTGTACCTTTTTCCTTACTTTGTCTCTGGATGACTgtgtcttcttctccctccttgcTTAGGAGGACATCTGGTCCTCCCCTCGGGAAGTCtcctctcatgcccagagaaTTGCTCGAGCCAAGTGGGAATTCTTCTATGGCTCCTTGGACCCCCCCAGCTCAGGTGAGGCCTGtactgagggaaggggaagagggcagGCCCTTCTCCACAGCATCTGAGGTATGATGGGGAGGCTTCCTTTagtccctcccttcccccaactCTATTCTGGCTTCCTAAAACAGCTAATGTCTCTTCCGGTCTCAGCCTTCCCATTTGTGTGATGAGAGGAGGGTGGAGACTAGTTTGGGCATCTGGAGGAAGCTGGGGAGTGGTGGGGGCACTGCTGGTTACCTCTTAGGACCCTCAGCTGTTTGGCAAGTACTTGATTTGCAGTGAGCTCCCTGCCACCGGAGTCAAGTTGTTTGTGGCTGGAGGAATGGTGGCTAGAGAGTGAGGGCTTCTTGCCAGTATGAGGAAGCAGAGGAGACTCCTTCCTAGAAGCGAACCAGGACAGAAAACCAACTGGGCGGCCCCCTAACTGGGCTGCCTCCACGTCCTGCAGGTGCTAAGCCCCCAGAGCAGGCCCCCCCATCTTCTCATGGGGTGGGctcagggcagggctctggggtggctGTGGGGCGAGCAGCCAAGTACTCGGAGACAGACCTGGACACGGTGCCCCTGAGGTGCTACCGAGAGACGGACATTGATGAGGTGCTGGCCGAGCGGGAAGAGGCAGACTCAGCCATCGAGAGTCAACCCAGTTCTGAGGGCCCCCCTGGCACTGCCCGCCCACATGCCCCACGTCCCAGCCCATGCCTCGATCCCCGGCCCAGCCTGAGCAGCGGTGACGAGGATGAGGCAGGTGGGGAAGAGGATGTGGACGACGAGGTGTTCGAGGCCTCGGAGGGGCCCCGGTGAGTGGGGCAATGGGAGAGGAAAGCCCAGGACTCTTGCTCACTGGTCCAGAGGCTGAactggggtgcggggggggggagggggcgggatagAGACCAGGGTGTGGCTGGGGAGGTCAGGACCAAGCTGGAGGTGTTGACAGGGAGATGCTGACAGAATTCTGAGATTTGGCAAAATACCAGAAATGTGAGGGGCATCAGCAAGAACCTGGGGACTAGGGGCAGCTAGGATGGTGATGCAAAAGGGTATTCTAGAACAGGTGAGAGACCAGAGGCTGGAATTAACCCCTGGGGTGTGGGAGCACCCATCTTCATCCTGGTTCCTGGTTCCTggtgggagagtggggagagTGGGGAGTGTGGGGGTTTTCGTCTCCGTCTCACACCCTATTGCAGCTTGGAGCCTCATCTTCTCCTAAGATGTTTCCAGAAATAGAAATGGGATGGCAGGAGGGGAGAGGatcagagagaaggaggagaaagggagattagttgggaaggaggagggaggaaagggattgGGTCCTGGGCATAGAAAGGGTTGAAGTGCTCCAGGGACACTGAATAGCTGTCATGGGAACCCCCATCCAGGTGACTTTGGGAGAGGGTCAGGGACCTTGTGAAAGGGGGATGATTATCCTCTTTACAATTAGTAGGAAGTTTAATGAGATTCTACCCCACTGTTATCCTCTGGGCCTTATTGACCAGAGATTCtccctgctcctgcaggccaggcACCTGGATGCCTCACTCAGGCCCCCTCAAGTCTCCTGGGCCCTTTCTTCCTGGGACCAGTCCCTCTGCTGACGGCCCTGACTCTTTCAGTTGTCTATTTGAAGCCATCTTGGAGTCGCACCGAGCCAAGGGCACCTCCTACACCAGCCTCACATCCTTGGAGGCCTTGGCCTCACCTGGCCCTACCCAGAGTCCCTTCTTTACCTTTGAGCTGCCTCCCCAACCCCCTGCACCCCGGCCTGACCCCCCTGCTCCTGCCCCACTTGCCCCTTTTGAGCTGGACTCCGGTACCAGCTCTGCTGCTGATGGGCCTTGGACacgaagaggggaggaagaggaggccaaGGCTGGAGCCAAGAAGGCCCCAGAGAGGGAGCCCCCTAGTCCCTGCCACTCAGAGGACAGCTTTGGGCTGGGGGCTTCTCCCCTGGGCAGGTGAGTAGGTTCTGTTTCCTCAGACCTGAGGCCCCCAGGGCTCCAGGAAAAGCTGCTCCAAGGCCTAGAGCCTGAGTGCAAAGTTAGAGTTAACACGTTCCTGACCAACCCCAGAGGCCTGTTTTCCCATTTGCTTCCACTGGCTCTGAGAGCTCATGACCTGACTTCAAACACCAGGAATCAGGATTGAGTGTCCCCGGAGatcaccctcctctctcttccacaGAGCCCTCTTGTCTCCTGAGCCTCTAACCTGTTTAGAATTCTTGCCACCCCGCCCCCATCCACCCAGTCTCCCCTGTCTTTGGGCTTCTCTCAGAGATGCAGCCACCAGCCTCTCCTGGAGTCTCACTCCCAGGTCATCTTCCCCCTTCCAATCAGGACTCCCTCACCCTTCTCCAGGAAGTCCTGTCACCAGTCTAACCTTTTTGCTCTCCCCTCCGCCAGCTACCCTCTCAGTCATGGGTGCCATGGCAACAGGAGGGggtggccagggagacagggttgCCTAGCAACCAGGAGTTTCCGGCCTCTGTCTCTGGGGTGACAGGTGGCTTTGTGAGTAGAGCagctggggagggaagggaaaggaggaggaggagaaaggatgaCAGGGTGCACTCTGACCCCCAAAACCCCATAGCTTGCTTCTTTATGGGTGGCAGAGAAGGACAGAAGAGGAGGCTTTTTTCCCTAGAGAATAAAAGAGGGAAACCCCGGGAGCCACGGTGTCCCTGCTGTCCCCAgatcttttctgttctttcattttttatatatttatttatttattccctttctttgcctttgttgttcttttattgttgtggttattattgttgttgttcttgatgtcatcattgttgggtaggacagagagaaatggagagatgaggagaagacagagagggggggagaaagatagacacctgcaggcctgctttaccgcctgtgaagcgacccacctgtaggtggggagccaggggcttcaaccgggatccttacgcaggtccttttgcttcctgccacctgcacttaatccactgtgctaccgtgcgactccccatttttaaaaaatatttatttagtcccttttgttacccttgattttactgttgttgttgttaaataggacagagaaaaatggaggaggggaagagtgagggggagaaaaagatagacacctgcagacctgcttcaccgcttgtgaagcgactcccctgcaggtggggagccgggggctcaggctgggatccttacgccgggtccttgcgcttttgccacatgcgcttaaccgctttccattttttcatttttttaaaatcccactttttaaaaatcttttatttatttattggatagagaccgtcagaaatcaagagggaaaggggagataagagagggagagagacagagagacacatgcagccctgctttaccactctcaaagctttcctcctacagatagGGGCTAGGgcctccaacttgggtccttgtacattgtaacatgtgcgctcaaccaggtgcaccaccacctagctcatttttcttttcttttttttaaaatttttttatatttatttccttttgttgcctttgttttattgttgtagttattattattgatgttgtcattgtttgataggacagagagaaatggagagaggaggggaagacagagagggggagagaaagacagacacctgcagacctgcctcattgcttgtgaagtgattaccctgcaggtggggagccgggaccggggtccttaagctagtccttgccgctttgcaccatgtgtgcttaacctgccgtgctactgcccgacttcccattttttcttttctttctttctttttttttaatttatcgggggattaatgttttacatttgacagtaaatgcaatagtttgtacatgcataacatttctcagttttcaacacaacaatacaacccccactaagtcccctgtcatcctttttggacctgtactctccccccacccccagagtcttttactttgcgcAATacactagttttcttttcttttctttctttctttaaaagatttttcttaatttattaattgagaaggagaaaaaagaaccagagcatcagtctggcatatgAAATATCTGGGATCAAACtcttgacctcatgcttgagaagccaACACCATATTTccagctccacctcctggaccactgcctTCACACCTTTGCCTTATgctccactttatttatttgtttattctggatagagacagaaactgaaaggcaaggaggagatagagaggaagagatacacttgcagcactgtttcaccacttgtgaggcttcctccctgcagatggggagcaaggacttaaacccggttccttgtgcgtggtaacatgtgcgatcaaccaggtgcaccaccacccagcccctgaccctCCACTTTTCATCCCTTCTCAGAGAGCAAGGGCTCTGTTTTGAGTTGTACCAACATGGGGGTGGGAAGTCAGTGTCTACTAGCAGACTCGaggtgctctggggaagcagcaaGAAGGATGCTAGTTAGATCTGAAGCAGCACTCCTCAGAGAAAAGGCAATGCTGGGATGAGCTGAGAGAAGGGACCCATATGATTCCCTtttctggagaaaagaaaaaataccttTTCCTTGTCCCTACCCCACCTCTACCCTTCTCTGCCCTTTGGGTCTGGGGGGCAGGAGGGGATCTAGATGGCCCCCAAGGGCCCTGACTGCCCCTTGAGTTGGTGTTCTATCCTGGCAGTGAACCACCCCTGAGCCAGTTGGTGTCTGACTCGGACTCAGAGCTGGACAGCACCGAACGGCTGGCTCTGGGAAGCACAGACACCTTGTCCAACGGGCAGAAGGCGGACCTGGAGGCCGCACAGCGCCTGGCTAAGAGGCTATACCGACTAGACGGCTTCAGGAAGGCTGATGTGGCCCGGCACCTGGGCAAGAAGTAAAGCCACCAGGCTCAGGCTGATAATGGGGGAAGGGGTGCATCCTAAGGGCAGTACTCCTACCCCCTCTCTTAGTAACGCCCTTTGGTCTCTGAATGAccacctaaccccccccccccaatccccaaCTTGTCCCAGAGACTCTAGCTGTCTCTTTGCCCTGCCCACAGCAATGACTTCAGCAAACTTGTGGCTGGAGAATATCTCAAGTTTTTTGTCTTCACTGGCATGACTCTGGACCAAGCTCTCAGGTGGGTGTTGAATCTAGTGAAGACAGAACCCACTTTCCAGGCCTGCTGGGCAGATCCCCCCAGGTGACTGGGCACAGCCAAGACCTCAGGTAGTCTGCTAAGAGGACCTGGGATGGGGTTACATCCTTTGACTTTCCCCTGCCCCAGGGTGTTTCTGAAGGAGCTGGCATTAATGGGTGAGACCCAGGAGCGGGAGCGTGTGCTGGCCCACTTCTCCCAGAGATACTTCCAGTGCAATCCCGGAGCCCTGTCCTCAGAGGGTGaggaggctggggggtggggtgggggggaaggtgtGGGGAATGGCATGTGTGGATATTGAATTGTGGAAGGGGACAGATCACTACGGCCCAGGGTGGGGTGCAAGGAGCAGGTGACAATGTATCTTCGCCATTCTTCACATGCGTGTGCAGGGCGTGGAGCTGGGCTGGAGTGAGTACGCTCTCCAGCTGCCCTACTCTTGAATAGTGTGCAGCGGCTTGCTTcttagcacacaggtgcagagAGGCCTATGGGTGGGGGCGAGCAACgggcagccccagccccagccttagGGTGCTGGGAGGGTGGCCTGAGTAGCAGAGGAGGTCCCTGCCAAGGAAGTTGCTGGAAGAGAGAGGGCTTGGCTTGGGAGATGTTCACAGAGGGGTCAGGACTTATTAAAGGAGTGTGGGCCAGAGATGTCCTGTGTGGGGGCGGGGCGGGAGTGCTCTGGAAGACAGGGGAAGCTGGTGTAGGAGAGTCCCTGGGAGGTGGCGAGTGTGACTGTCACCTCTCCCCTAGACGGCGCGCACACGCTGACCTGCGCCCTCATGCTCCTCAACACGGATCTCCACGGCCACGTGAGTGAGGGGCAGGCGTGGGGGGGCGCCAAGCAGACCCAGCCAAGGCCTGCATGCGAGGCCCCCCCAGCACAGAGACCTTAGTCCACGCTCTCCCTCAGAACATCGGGAAGCGCATGACTTGCGGAGACTTCATTGGCAACCTGGAAGGCCTCAACGAAGGCTGCGACTTCCCCCGGGAGCTGCTCAAGGTGGGGCTGGAGGGAGAAGGGCttgcggggtgggggtgtgtgggggggaggaagcGCTGTTGTCGTTGGGAGGTAAGTCTGGGGCCTTGAAGCCACTGGAGCTACGGCTCTCGTGACTCAGCTGGGGgatcaccccctcccccagccccaccggCTGTCGCCTGGAACATGCGCAGTCGCAGGCAGTCACGGGAGCGCGCGGGGGGAGGGGACACAGCTCCGGAGAACAAGTGAGCAGGCGGACAGGCTCCTGACTTGGCCTTCATCACTGTCGCTACTCTACTCCACAGTCCACTGaggatggggtgggtggggtagacACACAGGTTCACCTCCACCCCTGAGctggagggggcctgaggcagaAGGCCAGGGAGGGCCCAGGGCTGCCAAATAATGGGCACGTCGTCCGTGGGGCGAGAGACCACGTTCTGGCCTCCCCTGGGGGCAGCCCCAGCACCTTCGTGTCAGTGCTGTGTCAGATCCACAGTGCCAAGTCGGGTCGCCTGGCTTCACTTTTCCCTCTAATTGGGTGTTTCACCCCGGTTATCTGGACTCACTTGAAAGACCGCGGGTTGATAGAGGGCCTCAGGGCCACCCCGTGTACAGACATGAACACTCCGGGGTACCTCTGGGTGTGTGAGCGTGGGGTGCACTGGGCTTCCCAATCTGGGAATGTAGATGTGTGGGAGTGCCCTTTGTGATGGGGATATGCGTGGCCTGTATACTCAGGCTGTATATGTGTGATGTTCAAAGTGTCAGTGAATCAAGGGTGGGGGTTCTGTTATCTAGGCAGTGTTGGTGATTTAAAGAATTCCAGATTGGGGTGTAGGCTGGGTGTTTCTGTGTGCTGAGGCGGACATCCCTGACGTGGAAGGCCGGTTCACGCCGCCGTGTGTCTGTGCACAGGTGCGTGTTTGTGCGTTAAAAATGCTAAAATCTGAGGCGTGCATCTGCATTTGTGGTGGGCTGTGAGCTGGAGTATCTGGTTGGCCGGGGTCAGTCCATTGGGTGTGTGCCTGTGAACTAGGGTGTACACACAGGCTGCTGAGCTGAACGAGGCGTCCTTGCGCCCGAGGGAGGTGCAGCCATTTCGCTGGGTCTTCCTCCACGCACGGTGCAAAAAGGGCTTTGGGGAGGCGGTCGACACACCCTTTAATCACAGCCCCTCGCcagtggagaaagggaagtgGAGGAGGGGGCTTCAGAAGCTGCGGGGCGCCCCACCTTTGCAACCCGCAGCCTGCGGAACCGGACGCCAGCTCGCAGGTCCCCCGATGTTCTGCCCCCCAACCCGCGCCGCGCCTcccggagccccccccccccgtggcggCGCGCTttgggtgcggggggggggctcTCGGTTTGACGCCTTCATTTCGCGCCGTCCCCGCCCCCAGCCCGCCCCTTCCCTTCCGCGCCCCCCTCCCGCGCCCGCGGAGCTGCAGAGCAGACCGCGCCGCCGCCGCGCTCTGTGCGTCGGTGGGAGCCTGGCCGGGCTCGGGCCGGGCCGCGCGCTCGCTCGCGCCGGCTGTCGGGGGAGCCGTCCGGGCCGCCCGGGCCGAGGGCGGGCGGGGGCATGGCCGGGGGCCGCGGCGAGCCGGCCGGGCCAGCATGATCGGCGTCAACAGCATCCATAGCAGCGCCGGGCGGCTGCGCTCGCGCTCGCTGTGCTCGGTGCGCTACGGGCGCACCCACCGCGGCGCCGAGACCCTGTGCTACGGCTGGCCACAGCGCTCGCGCAGCCTTAAGCCCGTGCTTTACACCGACCTGGTGGTCAGCCGCCTGCAGAGCCGCAAGAAGAAGAAAGCGGTGAGGGCGATGGGCCGCGGCCCACACCAGGCTGGGGGGCGACCGAGGGGCGCGGCGGAAGGGGCCGGAGGAAACGCTAGAGGTGGCGTGGGGGGCGCGGCCGGCCGAGAGGCTTTCCTGGCAGGGACAAAGGACAAGGGAGAGTGAAGGGCGCAGACCCTCGGGGCAGGTGGTCATCACAGACCCCAGGATCTTGGGGGGGTCGTCTAGATGGAGCGCGCTGTGGGGGTCAGGGACTCATGAGGAAGATGTGGTTGTGGGATGAAGGGGACCGGAGGTGAAGTGCGAGGTCGCAGCCCTGGTCACTCAGCCTCCTGGTCAGAGTTGGAGAGTGTGCTTTTTAGGGTGAGAACACTCCTTGCTTTGGGCCCCGTGTGTGCTGGGAGGCTGTGAGTCAGTTAGGGTGTGCTGTGCGTGTGTGGGGAGCGTACCCACTCCTGGACAGGTTGTAGGCATGTGGGTGCTTGGCTAGCCGTGTGGCAGGCACGGCAGTGGGCAGCGAAAGCCAGAGACCGTGTTGTGTGTGTGGGGCTGTGTCCCATCACAGAGAAGGTACCTACGTCACCACTGCACCCAGCTGACAGGCAAATGGCATCACATGCCACATGCTTAGCTCAACACACACATGCTGGGGACACACCCGCTCATACAGGCTGGCAGAAGCACCCCCACAGTGGAAGGCACTGGTGGGGACCCATGCTGGACCACTCCCAAGAAGAGGGGTCCCATAGCCACTCTTGGAGCTCATTCTCTCCTTTGTACCCCCTCCCCCGCAGCTGCCACGTATCCCCCTGGCACGAGCAGCATGACTGTTCTGAGGAGCTCACAGTCAGTTTGCAATGTGCAAGGTTTTGGAAGCTAAAACTACTTGATATGAAGTCAGTGAGTGGACTGGGGGCCATCTACCCTGACACTTggcctggtgggggggggggctgtctggGTTGGAAGGGCTCACTTGTATGGGGGTTGGGAGCTGTGGGAGAATGTTCTCTCTTATCCTGGAAGGAGATAACAGGGTGAATCCCCTTTCTTGGGCCTCAGTTGCCCCATGTGCTATGTGCACATTTAAACTGGGATCTGGCCATAGTACATGATCGGGGAAGAGAGAGCTTCTGGGACTGCTCTTTTCCCATTTCCTCTGGGCTGTGCTGCTGTCCCCATCCTCGGCCCAGGATCTGTGCAGGGTGACCCCTTAACTTACAGTGACAGCACTAATAGCAGCTGCTGTCTTTTGTGCCTTAGCCACGTGTCCATCTCTTGTCCCGTGTTTGTTACTGGTGGCTGTTCCTCGTGGATTCTTGCCCAGAATGGGGCAGCTAAGGGGGCAGAGTGGGGCCTGCGGCCTGTGCTCTCCTCCAGAGCTTGTGTTCTTGGTCACTGTTCCCTCCCACCTTCTTGGCAAGGGGTGGGGCTCTGGCATAGGGGACAGTGGACAGCACCCCCCAGGACTGACCCATGTTCTTCCTGATTTGTTCCTTCCTCCCCAGGCCTTGTACAGCTCCATCAAGAATGAGAAGTTGCAGTGGGCTATGTGAGTCCCCAGGCTGTGGGGGGGTGCGGGGTGTGCAGAGGGCGGGCTTCCTCGAGAGGCTGAGAACTGAGGTGGGCCTTGAGTGCTGAGGCAGGGCGGGCATGATGGGGAGGTGGCGAGGCCCCAAAAGGCAGTGAGGCTGCAGCACTTCCTTCTTTGGAAATGCCTGCCTGGGCTTGGGGTTCTGTGTCTTCTCTCTGTTGGGGTTGTTATGACAAGCTGGGGGTAGGGTGGGTGGCCACATTCAGCTGACCTGGGAGGAGGGGTGCTGAAAGAACATAGGGGAGGTCCCTGGGCAACACTCGTGGGGAAGCAGAAGTCTGGTCATAAGGTCCTGAACGACAGCGCAGGAGCCCCCTGGCAGGTCATAGAGTGAGGGCCCACACTGTCCAAGTAACGGACTCAGAATAAGTGTCAGAAGAGTCTGGTCTCAaggaggaggtctggcttcacTCTCCCACTCTGAGGGTGGTGTCTCAGGCTCTTCAGGGCCAACAGATCACTCAGATGTGCTGGCACCTGCTTAGTTGGCAGGAAAGAGGCCCTCACAGGAGACAGAGCTTCAGATTAGGGTACAAGGGAAGTTTCTTGGAGAATTGGATCCTGGGGCAAACCTCGAGGGAGGGAAGTATTTGGGGGACAATAGGGGAAATTATTTGGGAGGCAAATATGTGGTGGCAGAAATGATGAGTGTTGGGTGGGAAGGCCCAGAGCAGGCAGTTCTGGTTAGAATAGggcatggaaagagagagacagtgctGGATGTGCCTGACATGGACAATAATAGGGAGCTACTCCAGGTTCATGAGGGAGGGAGTGATAAAACAGTAGAAAACTCGAGATGCTGCCTGGACCAGGATCTTTGAGGGAGCCATGTAGAAGAGACCTCAGGCCCGGTGTAAGTGTGGTTGAGAGAGCTGAGTCAGACATCTGTCTCTCCGGGTGGAGCAGGGCGGAGGAGAAGAAGGGGTGGCTACATGTGAGGGGGTAAGGGAGAAAGGCACAGGTCTGGCTGGCCCTCCCCTTGGGAGCTCTACGCTGACCAAGGAGGCATGCTGCCCTGGAGGAGACCCGGGTTAGTCAGGAGACCCGGCTCAGACCTAGCCTGAGGCGGCAGACAGGCTCCAGTAGCCTCAGGTCAAGGGAATCACACCTTGGGGGTGCAGAGGcaagtggggtgggggctgtggcTCCACAGCCAGCCCCCTCTGAGGTGATCACACCTGCAGAGACGAGGAGGAGCTGAGACGCTCTCTGTCTGAGTTGGCCGACCCCAACCCCAAGGTCATCAAAAGGGTCAGCGGGGGCAGTGGCAGCAGCACCAGCCCTTTCCTGGACCTGACTCCCGAGCCTGGGGCTGCCGTCTACAAGCACGGGGCCCTGGTGCGCAAGGTGCATGCAGACCCTGACTGCAGGAAGAGTAAGTggctggtggggacctgggggctggctGGCTGGGAGTAGGCCTGTCACAAGGCCCCTGACttgtctgcctgccttccttcccccaGCACCTCGGGGTAAGCGGGGCTGGAAGAGCTTCCACGGCATTCTCAAGGGCATGATCCTCTACCTACAGAAGGTGTGTGGCCAGCCTgaggtggggttggggtgggagctCGGTGGGCCGAGCCTGGCCAGGCTGGGACTGTGGCCTGGACAGGGTGGCACTGCTGCAGGAGGAGTACCAGCCAGGCAAGGCCCTCTGTGAGGCAGAGCTCAAGAATGCCATCAGCATCCATCACGCCCTGGCCACCCGTGCCAACGACTACAGCAAGCGGCCCCACGTCTTCTACCTGCGCACAGCCGACTGGCGGGTCTTCCTCTTCCAGGCCTCGTGAGTACCTTCTCCCTGCCAATCCAGATCCCTTCGTAGCCCCCATCCCCAACTGGCCACACCCAGGGgactgtgctgtctt of Erinaceus europaeus chromosome 14, mEriEur2.1, whole genome shotgun sequence contains these proteins:
- the PSD gene encoding PH and SEC7 domain-containing protein 1 is translated as MAQGAMRFCSEGDCAISPPRCPRRWLPEGPVPQSPPASMYGSTGSLLRRVAGPGPRGRDLGRVTAPCTPLRGHPSPHLAPSPWGPSSPTGQPPPGAQSSVVIFRFVEKASVRPLNGLPAPGGLSRSWDLGGVSSPRATPALGPGSSRKLRLEASTSDPLPAGRRSALPGRQGLLHGPPAQPQVGADGLYSSLPNGLGAPSEHLATATLFRGSAEIGLLNQEDIWSSPREVSSHAQRIARAKWEFFYGSLDPPSSGAKPPEQAPPSSHGVGSGQGSGVAVGRAAKYSETDLDTVPLRCYRETDIDEVLAEREEADSAIESQPSSEGPPGTARPHAPRPSPCLDPRPSLSSGDEDEAGGEEDVDDEVFEASEGPRPGTWMPHSGPLKSPGPFLPGTSPSADGPDSFSCLFEAILESHRAKGTSYTSLTSLEALASPGPTQSPFFTFELPPQPPAPRPDPPAPAPLAPFELDSGTSSAADGPWTRRGEEEEAKAGAKKAPEREPPSPCHSEDSFGLGASPLGSEPPLSQLVSDSDSELDSTERLALGSTDTLSNGQKADLEAAQRLAKRLYRLDGFRKADVARHLGKNNDFSKLVAGEYLKFFVFTGMTLDQALRVFLKELALMGETQERERVLAHFSQRYFQCNPGALSSEDGAHTLTCALMLLNTDLHGHNIGKRMTCGDFIGNLEGLNEGCDFPRELLKALYSSIKNEKLQWAIDEEELRRSLSELADPNPKVIKRVSGGSGSSTSPFLDLTPEPGAAVYKHGALVRKVHADPDCRKTPRGKRGWKSFHGILKGMILYLQKEEYQPGKALCEAELKNAISIHHALATRANDYSKRPHVFYLRTADWRVFLFQASSLEQMQSWITRINVVAAMFSAPPFPAAVSSQKKFSRPLLPSAATRLSQEEQVQTHEAKLKAMASELREHRASQLSKKARGKEAEEQRQKEAYLEFEKSRYSTYAALLRVKLKAGSEELDAVEAALAQTGSPEDGLPAPHSSPSLQPNTSKQPRAQCHSSEPRVGGGRRKP